The Falco biarmicus isolate bFalBia1 chromosome 1, bFalBia1.pri, whole genome shotgun sequence DNA segment ATACCCTTCTTTAACTAATCTCAAAAGGTTCTAACCCACAGGGTCGGTTCACATTCACAGAGTCATGTGGCTTACAAGCACGCACCAACTCTGTTGAAATCTGTAAGGTCCCTGAGACAtctgtatttatacacataagCCTGACATAATGACATCTGCATCTCATTTTAATAATACTCTGTTATGTTGCAccattttcatagaatcatagaagcatagaatcatttaagttggaaaagacttttgagatcatcaagtccaactgttaacccagaactgccaagtccaccactaaaccatgcctccAAGTACCACAACTACACcttttttgaacacttccaggaatggtgattccaccatgtccctgggaagcctgttccaatgcctgaccaccctttcagaaaaaagaaatttttcttaatatccaatctaaacctcccctagtGCAACTTGAGGCactttcctcttgtcctatcacttgtaACCTGGGAAAAGggacctacccccacctgcctacaacctcccttcaggtagttgtagagagcagtaaggtcctCCCTgattctccctctctccagACTAAATAGCCCCAGATCCCTCCATTGTTCCTCataacacttgtgctccagacccttcaccagctttgttgcccttctctggacatggtCCAGCatctcaatgtctttcttgtagtgaggggcccaaaactgagcatagtattcaaggtgtggcttcaccagtgctgagtacagggggacaatcacatccctagtcctgctggtcacaccatttctggtacaagccaggatgctgttggccttcttggccacctgggcacactgctggctcatgttcagccatctgtcagccagcacccccaggacCTTTTCCCCCcggcagctttccagccactctgccccaagaCTGTAACgttgcgtggggttgttgtgacccaaatGCAGGACCTGGCAATTctggttgaacctcatacacTTGGCCTTGGCTCATTGGTCCAGCCTGTTCAGATCGCTCTGTAGAGCCTTCTgaccctcaagcagatcaacatttTGACTTAGTTAGGTTCAGCTCAGGACATCACAGCTTCTAAAGTACtggttttaagttgtttttGTAATCTCGCCAGCGTTCGGGGGTGGTGAACCGGTCGCTCTGCACTGGAAGAAGGCTGTGTGTTAGTTTGTAGTAGCTGGAGTGAGGCCCAaactcttaaaataataaaacaccaCCCAAACCAACAGTTGGATTGAAAATACAATTTGAGAGTCTGATTCTTGGATggtgttgatttttatttgtccAGTGCTAGAGAGTCTAAACTTCTATAACTTTCAATAGCATTGTTTGAATATGCTTGTAGTGTTCATGATGCTGGAAGAAATCACAACATATAACAAGGCATCAAATATAATAAAgcaccattaaaataaaaataaaagcagttgtACATCTGACTTTAAATTTTAACTGTATATTAATTTATGTATTCAGCATCATGGGATACTTTCTTTTATGATTATGGTTGACACATTTGTTATTAGAAAAAACTATTAAACCCACATTTAGCTGAAAGGTATTTGTCCTTTCTTAGCATATgtctcagtttattttcttaaactgtGATTCTATATAACAGATTTAAGTTGTTCAAGTTTCcgatttttttcccattattttttcactgtccTTGTAGCttggaaaatgcttttccctgttgatactgcattattttattcaaaCTACAATAGCATTTCAATGTCAACAGAGCTGGATAATTTGGGGTTAGATAGGGAGGGAGAAATTCCACATTAAATACACctgctaaaaattaaaatatgcttaCGTGTTCTGCTAACCTACTAAGAAAATAACAGAcaagaaaagctattttccaTAAGTTAATCAAACATTCTCTAGAAAGACCACTCAGctgttatttaaataatgttttctatTCAAGTTTATTCAAATCCTggcatttctgtttgtttcagtataaagtgtttattttctatGTCTAATCTTCACTGACACTTTcactgagaagaaataaaatagttcaGAAAGTTCCAAACTTGCCTGGAAGTTCAGCCAGCACGTTCATAAATGTTTCAGGGAAAATCTTACAGTTAATCATCCCTACCTTtgccaggaaaaacagaaatattgaaaattatACGTCTTTCCTGTATGACTACTTGATGGTAGACTGCatataaaaaaagaaccactttcatttcttaagtcctagggggaaaaaatataagaTTATACAATTACATCGCTGTTATATTTTCATGAGCTCTGAATTTTGTCATTGCTCTAAATGCTGATTAGTCATTAAGGCCAATGCAGTTGAGACCGTAAACGGTATTAAGTCAAGGTGGTATCATTTTACACATACATTGCACTTTTTGGGGGTAGTCTTCTATATGTTTTTGTACCTGTTTGGTACAATGGACAAGAGTATGAGGTCCAGCAACTGTTTCCCTTTTTTGACACTGCAGGTTCCATACTCTTGGTTTTGGCAGTTCTCTGTGGACTTTCTGGACATAGAAgtacatgtttattttcaaagattaCTGTGTGGTTTGTATATAGAGAAATTATAAGATTGTAACAGGATTCTAATGTGGATGATAcccttttaaattaaaagcgACACCACTTAAACCAGAGGAGTTATTTTGCTagtcaatgaaaacaaaaatgataaTACTTTATGgtggaaaaaagatttttttaaagaaacgtCAAAATAATACCAGCTCAATAAAGTTTTAAAGCAatacaaacacaagaaaatgcCCAACAGTCATAGAAATGTGTTTGCAGaggttatttattttgtattagcCTGGTTCATACGCGATTCTTACGTGACATGACTTGATTTCTGTTACTGACTTGATTTCTGATTTTGTCAGTAAGTGTAAGACTAAAAAACACTGATGTCCAATGAATGTTTTGTGAGCAGATTGTGCAGAAATCTACAATGACGGCCATAAGCAAAGTGGATTTTATAAGATGAAACCTATCCAGAGTCCTACTGAATTCCTTGCCTTCTGTGACATGTCTGAAGGGGGTGGTTGGACTGTTTTTCAGAGACGTTCTGATGGGAGCCAGAATTTTGATAGGTAGGTACTAGACTTAGTCATTAAAATTGGAAACAAAGTGCAGAAACGTTAAACCAGATGCGGCGAAGTTAAATCTTAACTTTAGAATTACATAAGTTGTTATCCCAGATAAAAGGGAGGAATGGTTATTCTGTGGGATGGCCTCCAGATGAGATACTGCTTCTGACTCTGGCTGTCTTCGGGGAGACATCTCTTCTAgtctttttttaacagcttgtGCATTTTATGTGAGGACGCTTCAATGTCAAATGCATTAACAATTGTTGGAGCAAGAACTCTTAATGACAAGTAAAGGACTGCCTTGTCTTTTGCAAAcggtaaaaatgtaaaaaactaaAAAGGTAAGCAATCTGCTTGAATCATCAGCAAGCAAGTTTCAAAGAAGCCCACTACGTGGTAATTTGTAGCTTATGGTAAAATGCCTTCAGGAAAGGTAAGATGGGGAGAACTTGATTTGTAAATACCTAACCTCCTTGCCTTTGCCAAGACGCAAGTGTTTTTTTGGGAAATGTCCAGAAGTGACATTTTTGGTGCTGTGAGACttgaatataaaaaaaccccagatatCTACAGATATGAGAAGCAACAAGAAGGATTTTAGAACCTCTGCTTTGCCCAATTAGCTTTTCATGTATCTGCATCCTTCTGTGGAGTTCTCTTACCTGTGTTTATAATTACTGCAGCTAACTTGACAACACCCCTGTGAAATACAGAAGCGATCTCCAGAGAGGATGAAAAACTGCAATCCAGCCAAGAAaactttgctatttttattttataaaatatggtCAGACaaactacatttaaaattgTTAACCACCACACACAATTCATTCTTCTCCTTTGCCAGAGGCTACCAGCTACCTGAGTAGCAggtgctgcttttctcttatgactgcctgtccccagcctaATACCTTCAGCCATTCATTGGTCAAAGTATGGTTGCTTCTCATCAAGGAAATAGATTCTATTTTTGTCCCCATTAGAACACGTAATGAAACCAAACCCACTGAGAAAGTGTTTTAAAGCCACTGTAGGCAGGGAAAAGATTCAATTTTTTCAGTATACACTGAAATATATTCTTGAAACTATGCATCAGTATGAGTTCCAAAATTGTTAGAATCAGTCAATAAGTCAAAAATGGAAATGGCTAGCTAACACCTCAGTTTACAAAATGATATATCTAGCTGCAGGAGTTTCACAGCTTAATCAAatcatggaaaataaagaaacaatgcTTGTGATACACCTACACATTCACTTAGATCCCCTGGATTTAaccaggaaaaatgttttaactttgGGTAAATTGTCCTATACCAGAGATGGGACTGAGctaatgtgttttcttctggtcTTAAGATTTGTTAAACTTAAACCCCTTTGAATGTACCTCTTAGGACTACTCTTTGGACGGTGATTCAGTGACCAGTTTAGTGTGGGATTCAGCTTTTCACATGTCAGAAACAGAAACCATTCTGTGAAGATCAATAATATATATAAGATAATAaagtctaaaatattttcttattaatgTTCAGATATATAATGAACCTACAGAGTCCAGCAGAGAACTACCAAGATGATcaagggctggagcacttgccctgTGAGAACAGGCTCAGGCTTGGAGTTAAGCAGAACTCAGTAGCAGCCTGCCTGTACCTACAAGGAGGTCACTAAGAAAACAGAGCACTTTGAGAGCACGTTGAGTAAACAGGCTCTTTACAGTGGTGTCTGGTGGGAGAATAAGAGACAAAGTACATAATTTGAAATAAGAGAGGTTCAGACTATAtataaggaaaaactttttcacCATGAGAGCTGTcagcaggttgcccaaagaAGATACAcggtctccatccttggaggttttcaagatctAGCTGGACaaaccctgagcaacctggtctgatctCATGGCTGATTCTGCCTTGAGCAGGACATTGGACTAGATTACTTCCTGAGGTTCCTTCCATTTTGAATTATTCTTTGATCTATGATTGTATGATAAAATAAACATCCCAgcaaacttgctttttttgctAAATTAGTAATTTATATTCTTTGCAGAGTCTGGACTGACTATGAAGAAGGCTTTggaaattttgttttgacaaaTGGTGAATATTGgcttggaaataaaaatcttcattatttgACTAATCAAGGTAAGATTTATATTATAACAATAGTCTTctattgtttctgtttctttgctctttctggGCCATTTTTTGTTACCCTTTTTGTTATCATAAATCCTGAGTTCTGTTGTTGCTTATCGTGGACTTCTCCAagtttcagaacaaaacacactTGAATATATGTTTTCCAACAAAAGGCTGAAAACTGTCATTGAGCCAATGGCATGCAGGGAGCCCCCGCAAAACAGGGAAGGGTAGACAGAAGCATACAAAAGAATTGTCTCTACCCACTTCACAGTGAGCATCACTAACAGCCCAGTCAGGTAGCATGCTGTGCCAATTCATTTAGTCAGGGCTTTACATGGCTGCATAGGCTATTACATGAAGGTAAATCTAGTCCTGTCTTAGAAAGCTATTTTCGTCTAATAGTCACTCAATCTACTGCaaacttctgctttgctgtagaATGCTGCATATGCAAAACTTACCCATTGACTTGGCCAGCTAATTCATACGGAAATCAATGCCAGCATGACGTGGTCCTGGTTTAACTCTTTTATCTTGAGAGtataaaaatctaaatttttAGCTGTATGCTTATTGATTGATTCTCACTACGACCTCATTACCACCTCAAATAACTTACTAAAATATAAAGCCCATAAGGCCActtttttagactttttttgtCTACACTTGAAAATCTGTATTGGAATAATTCTAAAATTTTCTAAGCTGAATCAGTTGAATAAAGATAATTAATAGCAAGATATACTTTAATATGCATAAAGAAAGACAACAGAAACCCATAAAATATGCTGATGATAGAGATCAGACTCGTTATAAAAACatagtattttaatttcctgctgTATTGTTCTGTTCTGAAAAGTAGTGAGATAGGCTAGTTTAActaaaataatgtgttttgttatttcttaaGGGAACTATACTTTAAGAATAGATCTAACTGATTTTGAGGGAGAACGGCGTTTTGCACAATATGCAAGATTCAGCGTTGCAGGTGAAGAGgtaatgaaatattaaataatgaCTAGAGGTTTTAATGTAAATATGGATTCTGTAGACATACAATAAACACACAGGTTCTCTAATTTTCATAAAGGTTTGTgtagaacctttttttttcttacacatttgtaattttcaaatatgtaaTAGCAGTGGTTTACATTGATACATCAATTTCACACTTTCTGTAAGATGTATGAATCATTTGGTTTAGCAGCCATGGATAAAAGctggttttttgtatttttgttgcGATAACCAACAATAATGGTACATGATATTCTGATCTGTTAACTAACTGTGCTAACTAATATTGTTTTTATGTCATTTATACATAAGGTTATTGACAAATTTTACCCTTGCTAACCATCTTTACACTCCTTCATTATCTAGTACACAGTGTTTAAGTGGCATGACATTTCTGAGTGTAAAAATAGTAGCAAATGGAACAGCTTTGTTTCCACTTTGTGGTTTCACTCTCTGACATGCTAAAGGCTAAAGACACAttggaattattatttttttttctgttttttcctttcttcacatttttcattagCATTCTTATGAGATGAATTGTGGAGAATACTCTGGTACAGCTGGTGATTCTCTTACTGGTGGATTTCATCCTGAAGTAAAATGGTGGGCTGACCATCGAGGAATGAAATTCAGTACTAGAGACAGGGATAATGACAACTATGAAGGGAACTGtgctgaagaggaaaaggcTGGCTGGTGGTTTAACAGGTCAGGTATTTTGATCTTATATCAGTATTGTCACCTATTCTGCTTCATGCATACAATAATAATATATGGTAGAAGGTAGGACTGGCATTGTTTATTATATTTGCCGTCTGCCCTTGACCTCTACCAGAGATCTCAGTGCTGGTAAGGCTGAGACTCACTTTAGAAGGGACAGCACCTACCATACAGCTCAAGTTGGTTTGCAATAATGGTATTTGCTATAGGCTTTGGTCATCTTTGTTATCGAACAGTAAAGAGAAGATAATTCTGCCCCTTAAAGGTAACCAGTTTTTACACAAGTAGGTCATGTAGAGTTTGCAGATGTACTTCATCATACATATCCCTGAAGCATTCACTCTTGCATTTCTCCTGTGTTGCACGAGACCAGATGTGGCAGTGCTGCAGAATATCTGACAAGTTAAGCTAGCGCTGGGTTATTAAGCCTCATGTTTTTCACCTCAGTTCACAGCATCTCACTCTTGTTATTCCTTCTATATCAAGAAAGGAATGCATGTACTCAGTTTCTATCAGTGAGCATGGTTGGACTgagaggaagatttttttcaataggGTTCagtgaaagaattttaaaatcctaCTTACATACACATGACCAAttcaaaaagaaaggataaaacTGGTAGTGTTAGCACTGTCTGTATAGGCAGCTATGTTCTTTCCCTTAATTAATTAGATAAATATAGCCATGAAGAGAAACTATGCAATTCAGCTGTGTAACAGAGAGGTTTAAAATACAACTCAGGGAAGCATACTACTCTCTCAATGTGAACTCAGTTCACTTGGCAAGAGCTGCCAGGCTGGATCAACTCCATTGTTTCTCTCTGTTGTGTCATcctttgtttctggtttttaacTCCTCATTTTCCAAACTATTCCCATAAGTAGTCTGTGACCACCTTAGTTGATGTGATGTAGCTATTAACTCAAGATTTCACaatcaattatttattttagtacgttttaatatatttgcacGGATAGTGGGTCAGCAGAATGTTTGACATATGGAAAAAATCACATGCAGAGAAAAGTTTTTTTGCAGTTCTTATGAAAGCTAAGATATTAAAGGGAAAGGCAACTGTGTTGGAGATCCTTTTCCCATGAAATCAGAACTTTTATTGATTTAGAGGAATATCTAGACCTCAAATAGCATAAAACactgatgtcatgctgagttCATTACGAGTGATTCACCAATAACTTTTAGTCAACTGCAtacattttttgtcttttaaaaactttttttttttaaatattggattggtctggaaaaaagaatgacTCCTTTGCAAAAGTAGCTGTATGGCAGAACTTGACAGTTATTAATACCTTGTAGTTGGTGCTACCTAACTACTAAAGATAGCTAACTCCTACCAGGCTAGTTCCTATTATTGCTGTGTAGCTCATGCTCCTAAAGAGACAGTCTATCTGGATAATGAAAAAGAGTAGTGTTATTCCACTGCCTTGCTACTGACTTTTTTATGTTAAGCCTAACATAAAACCACATACTACAAATTATTAGAAAATTTCAGTATCCTTGAATCCTACCCAAAAGAACAATACTGGCATAGAAAGGAAAGCACTCAGAACACGTATTTGTTATGCACAGATTAGCAAACACAGAAGGAATTAGTGCTCTTGGCTGGTTTGTATAGGAGCTCCCAGCTATGAAGGAAATTTTTATAGCCAGCTCTATGCTATCTGGActaatgaaatacagaaacaccCAGATAATATGAATACCAAAGAATGTGACACAAGTAAGGCCACATGGAAGTAGCCCAGGTCTACTTTAAAGTCACTGGTCTTGTTCTAGCTCAGCATTTGCTGTCCTggacttctgcagaaaaatgtcCTCTGTGCATTCTTTCATAAGCAAAGCTCTAGAAGAGATTTTCAGTTTGGATGCAAATCCGCAGAGCGGGGTTTACTCTAGTACTACACCCAGGTCATAATCTTTCCTGCATCCAGGGCATTGCAAAGATCAGTAGGACTGTAACGGTAAAAGACACACTAACGAGTCTGGTTGGCGTGAGCTtattccctcctcctccagcactcTTAGTTTTAGTTACACCATGCATGGATGACGACAGTGGATCTGCCAGGCATCAAGCTGGGGCCGCAGATCTCAGTAAGTCAGGCTTCCTGCCTCACTAATCATCCTGGAGACAGCACAGCTACATCCATGTGGGGCAGTACTGGAGTCGGTTAAATCCAGGCAGAGTTCAGTTTCGGGAAACCAACTCCATCTCTCCGCATCTGTCACATAGTTAATATATAATTCAGAGAAAATGTCCATGGATAATTGAGAGTTGACTATACTTTTGAAACTATTGCAGTGcagttttttactttaaaaatcagcctatcagaaagaaaggagaaacataGGCTAACTGTAACGTGTTTATTGACTTGTGAATAATGAATGTTGCTTCAGAATATCATATCAATAATCACATGCCAGTTGTTTCTTTAGTATGTCCAGTTACTTCAGGCAGCATCCAGTCAGTTACAGAATACTGTGTATTTTTGCTATGAGTGCCTCCCAGCACTAATTAAGAGTTGTTACTGGCTCATGTTGCTGTTGACGAAATTATGTTTGCGAGCTTCCATCAAAGGACGTAAAAAAAGCAGTTCAGTTGGTCTAAATGCCTCAGCAATTATGATTCTTCCAatgaaatctgtgtttcaaCTCAAATTAGACAGAGTGCCTGCTCCACACAGAATTCGTATGGCTGGACAGGTTATGTCAGCTCTGACACAAGTTTGTCGTTCTCAAAGTCACTTTTGATATCTGCAGTTTATAAGCTTTCAACCAACACATTGCCAAAATTGAACTTAAAAATTGTAAGCAATAAATaagtgcatatatatatatatatgagaatTTTCCTATGAGTAATTTATCACAGTTTTCATTTCGGTTctcaaaaattgtttttaatgaagtgtAAGGACAGCCAAAGAGACTAAGATTTGCCAATAATAACACCTATAAGGTTCATTTGGACCGTCTTCTGTTTACATATTTTCTaaagtctgcttttgaaattcATCATGGTGTTCAACCAGCTAGATAATAACAGCActttaaacaaaacactgaattgGCGCATAAACCAAGCCGATTCATAACGAcatgctgcagaagaaacaacCATTCTGGTCTCCATATAATCACATAAGGATCTAACCTTCTTTTGGTAGGAACCAAGTCAGCGTCAAGGTTGTGGTGGTACCTGTTCGAGCCTTCTGGGTTTTGCTAGGGTGTTTGTTTTAATCACTGTATTTAATAAACTGTAACAGTGTTTCTGCTTCAGTATgttaaagaacaaacaaaaagtacTTTGAACAGTCACATAAAATACCAGTTCCAATGATCCAGTGAATTGGTATACATATGTTTAATTAGCTGTCAGATTTCACCTATTTGTAAATAGAAGTCCACAGCTGAATAGGCAAACTGGTGTTAGTATTCAGGTTTTGTCATATGACACACCCTGTGGGGTAACTGCAAAACTTAAGAGGGGCAACTCTggaacaacaaaaagcagcacagtgttTG contains these protein-coding regions:
- the FGL1 gene encoding fibrinogen-like protein 1 isoform X1 — translated: MSLAALNLQNGISLPDRRNKINKSLQQESDKKHFGVSVHGKQDVQNCFQEQIKLQGQVRLLEHRVEQQQLKITQLLEKKEIQYSDRGDENSVIDLEGKRQYSDCAEIYNDGHKQSGFYKMKPIQSPTEFLAFCDMSEGGGWTVFQRRSDGSQNFDRVWTDYEEGFGNFVLTNGEYWLGNKNLHYLTNQGNYTLRIDLTDFEGERRFAQYARFSVAGEEHSYEMNCGEYSGTAGDSLTGGFHPEVKWWADHRGMKFSTRDRDNDNYEGNCAEEEKAGWWFNRCHSANLNGLYYRGPYTAMTDNGIVWYTWHGWWYSLKSVVMKVRPADFEPNIV
- the FGL1 gene encoding fibrinogen-like protein 1 isoform X2, with translation MKILVMIDFVLAASLMDVTGSSDVQNCFQEQIKLQGQVRLLEHRVEQQQLKITQLLEKKEIQYSDRGDENSVIDLEGKRQYSDCAEIYNDGHKQSGFYKMKPIQSPTEFLAFCDMSEGGGWTVFQRRSDGSQNFDRVWTDYEEGFGNFVLTNGEYWLGNKNLHYLTNQGNYTLRIDLTDFEGERRFAQYARFSVAGEEHSYEMNCGEYSGTAGDSLTGGFHPEVKWWADHRGMKFSTRDRDNDNYEGNCAEEEKAGWWFNRCHSANLNGLYYRGPYTAMTDNGIVWYTWHGWWYSLKSVVMKVRPADFEPNIV